In Erigeron canadensis isolate Cc75 chromosome 8, C_canadensis_v1, whole genome shotgun sequence, the DNA window cacactctatgacctatcacccccatcatctcaccgccgcaacgcgcgggtacttgctctcgtgtatatatatatatatatttgttgcttAATATTGTCGTTAAGTACTATGTGATTAACTTGGTAATGTTAAGATTGCGGTAGCGTAATCGTTAATTGATGTAGTGTTCCgttttttgtttcattaaaGCAATAGTGACCGAAAAAACATGGTGTTACTGCTGCTGATGATATCGTTAAACAATTAGGTTGCCAGTTACGTTGAATAGACGATGATGATAACAAAGTTCGTAAAATGGGACTTGGATGATGTGGGACGTATCTTGCCGGGATAAACCTTCGGGTTAACAACCACGACGTCTTCAATGATAAAAGTATTATGATTTCTCTAACAACGAGTTAAATACTTGCAACTGACACTAGATAACCAGACAACAAGCAAATGTAGGACAAACATCTCTAATGTAACCTAACTACCTAAGTGGTGAATACACAAAAAAGATTAGTCAACATTGTCTTCAATCATCATCGTTTATTTGCATGTTTAAGATTTATTATTCTCTAATTCAATtaacataataaattaataatatttatggGGTTTTCATAATTCAATTATTACATAAAGTATAGTAACTTTTTTTAGCAGCTAGTATAGTGGTATTCTTAAAGGTTAAAACATAAGAACTCACGTTTCTAGATGGATTTTATATTTATGGGGTTGCATATAAAAAGCGTTTAACTTGAATTTTTTTGATTCAAAGACAAATTTACTATAAAAAATAGACAAACTAAACACTATTGGGTACGATAAATGGTTGCCTTTGTTGGCTCATCCAAAATTGTTGAACATTTTTATCAAGTCACGAGGATATATTATGGCGTATAATGGGTGGAGAGTTTAATCTTTAGATATATGTGTTTCTcgtaattagaatttagaagtatgaaaaatgaaatgaCATAACTTAAGAGAAATgtgtttggaatgaaattgtgGGTGTTAAATTAACTATTAGTTTTCTATTTGAAATATGGGcttgatttatatattaagaGGGAAAGTGCATGcacattgcggcggtgagatggtagggtgataggtcatatgaggTGATAAgccatagagtgtgatagccaaatgttttatccgtacgggctccgccctcgcatttaaaaattcgtcgaaagtatattaaatgacatctttaatgaaagagcatgaaatgttaagaacactcatacaatttttataatttaccgatatacggtttttgagataaaagattttgaatgaattagatgaataaaatgatttatgaatgagagaaaaaaaaattagtggttgagatttgaggagagagaaaaaaattagtgattgagatttaatggtattataagtatattagttaagaatgtttaaattagtaaataaaaaagagtGATACCTTAGATACTTCAAATCATGAATCGAGATTTTCATaaagggcaaaatgctttataagatagtatagatatagatatactcgtattatattgTTCATTAACCAGTTTTTCCAAAAGGGAGATGATCTGTATACCACATGTTTTTGACCATACACCACCAAATGTGTTTTAGAGTGTTGTACAGTACAATACCTTATAGCATGTTTGGTGATGTATGGTCAAAATCTGGTGGTGTACATATCATTTTCCTTTCCAAAAGCattgaaatgattaatttattttgtcgttaactaattaattatgtactaatatatatatatatatatatatatatataaatacagatAAACTTAAGATTAAATGTGTGTTTGGTCCCGTAATTTGATTTCAATGATTCATCTTTAGGAGAATCAACGAGTTATGCTCTTCAAAAATAGTGAAAAAACATCACCTAATTAATGAGAACTAGAAATCACACAAACGTCACTTTCATTCTTTATTCAACTACAAAACAAACCTTTTTTATATGTCTCATTGCATGTAAAACTTGTTTCCAGCACGCAACTCGAATGACAAGAGACGATAAACCAGAAGTTAGGAGAATGCTATTAGCATGGATGCACATAAAAGCATCTCATTCGGTCAAATGATagtgtttgttttttgtatGCACATAAAAGGtcttgtgttttataaaaatgatagtCTTTCTACAAAACACtgacctttttatttattagacGATAATGATATAACTTATTACAATAttgatatagataaaaatatacTCAGTAGAAACCGCTTACATTTACAAGATAGAGAAATTTAGTTAACAGCCcaaaaaagttttcaatatacgATTTTAGGGTCGTTTAGTGGCAGAGCCACAATTCTTATTTTGGAGTTGCGAATAGCTTTCATGATACTAATAAGtgtaaaattaaactacaaaatttaattacattagTCTGGGTTGCTAATTACTTTAAAactgaataaaaaatataaaaatagtattaaaagtataaagttttataaaaattatggggtTGTCATAATCACCCTTGGCTACCACATAGCTCTTTCACTCTGGGTGGTTGTATTGAGGGGTCTAgccaatatatttttttcatggaaaatgattaaccttcctaaacaaataacataataatccttctaactatgagatgatgacTTGTGAAAAAAATCAGGagacaagattaggaaagagaattagtggataccacatgtcatctTATTAGTGTATTtgaaggattattaggctatttggttaggagaatttatcatttttatttttttatactttacaaaattttaaatggcaaaaatatacgagtatcactcaaaaaaaagaagaaaaaagaaaagaaaaaggaacgGAGTATTAATAAGAAGAGAAACAATTGGTTACAGCAaaacagagagagagagatggaaGATGAATGAATGGAATCCACGATAACTAAATTGTTGAGTGCTCCTTGcaacaaaaaaacaatttcTAAAACTAaaagcaaaacccaaaaaaatttCTGATATCCTTTTCTAAAAGATTCATAACTTTCTTGGCTTTCAACATATCTGATCCCCTTCTTGTaagttttatctttcttttactTCCCtttttatctatctataattctatatctatatctgtcacacacacacacctttaTATATGGTATTAGATTATATTCTGtcatataatatatctatatatatctgtgtttttcatatttttaggCTTTATTCATTCTCACAAAGATTAGTCTCCTTTTTGCTCATCATCAGGTACTCATCTTTTTGCCCTTAGttgttttctttactttttgtcaATTTATGCTTTTTGTGTTTGTTTCAGCTGAAATGTTAATAAAAATGAAGTAAAATCATaatgcttgttttttttttctctttaatttttcacttttttgaaGTTAGTTCTTGttgatatttataaaaagtttacgTTTTTATTCATAATTAGGCTTCTATATAACAGATAACTGATCAATTATCGGTCACTCACCCAGTCACCCACACGTTTTTTACAatgaaattttttgttttgatccTGTTTGTTACTTATAAAGCTttcacttttttctttcttatcattcagtttttattttttcagtaAAATTGGGTTTCGTTGTTCTGTTTCTTTGTAAATGGTATCAGTGAGTTTCActttcttaatatataatagattttttagtatgtttttctttttacctcAATTTTCATGTCACGAAATTTGGGGTTTACAGCTTTATACGAATGCAAAATGtcaatttttttggttaaaagtAATTCACTTATAATTTTTCACCATCCAACTTGTTTTTCAGAAGATTAGGTGTGGTCTTTGTCTCTGTATTGATCAAAAGATCACTTCTTTTCATATGGGTACTAGTTTTTAACTTGTATCATTGTCTTGAAAGAATTAGATAACACTAGGCCATCATGGATGGAATTGGCAATTTTTTCATAATGTTCATAGAGTGTGACAAAAATCGATAATTCTGACCAGCTACAGTGCTCTTTCTGGTTTTTAATGGAAACAGCTACCGTTTGCAATGAAACAGCCAAGATGATGACTTTGAAATACACTCTCTTATCTATTGTTTGGATATATCTAcgactttttttttccctctgaTTTCATGTAGAAGCACCACATTTCTTTGTTCATGTTCCTAACCGCAATCGAGGTTTTGGTTATATAGATAGAATGACAACTTAATTTTCGTTGTGTCCCAAAAGGGGAAAAACATATAAGCATAAGCTCCAGTAAGTCATTAAAAGTTggcttttatatcttttttgaGCATTATGGAAGCGAGAAACCCATTGTACCGGTAAACATTTGCTGTCATGGCAATCGCATTGAATGTGATGGAATCTTTGAAATGGTATAAACGCCAACTTTTAATAGCTTAATAATGGCACATATATTCATTTGGGCCAAAGCGAATCACGATCTGTTATTCTGTGCTAAATTCTTATCCGGTTGTTATAAACTAGCCGTTTTTTTTTAACGCCAAACTAGCCATGTTCCCCATGCAAAGTGGCGGCttctttgttgtttttttttttgaatttccCAGAGGCGTCAGGAAGGTTGTGACGTGTTACATTCTATTAATCCTCAAATGGGGAGACGAGAGAAAAaatagggggggggggggggggatataGATCATTCTTCAATAGTTTCAATATAAATGAATTATAAGATTTTAGCATTCTAGTAACTGTAATCAGTGATATCATGTCCTATATACTTACTCTTATATTGCCTTTCTAGGGGCAGAGACTTAATATCAGCTTAAAAGCGGTCTGCATATAGCTTAGCATGCCTAAAAAAAGAGTTGACTAGTGAAATCAGTATTCTGTAATGAATTCCAGCAGGCAAAAATGTAATCATAGCTAGTATTTTGTCAAAATTAGTAGCTGTACAATGATTTGCACTGGGGCATGAAGAATGCCTTTGCTTTTGCTTTTATCAACAAATACTGATCTTGTAAAAGCTTATTTACATTTCAAAACTATTTGTGCCTTGTGGTCTTCGCTTGTTATTTGCCCTGGTAATAAAATGCAATGTTTGACTTGACATTTAGTTTAACGACGGGTTTTCAGTAGAAATCAAATATCTAAAACGTCCTTTATCGTtacaaaattaacaaaacttGAGGatcaatatcaacatcatcttgCAATAATTGCTATATTGTCCTTTACTATCTTTTGCGTTACATCTTTctaatttgtttaatttggtTACTTCAGGATTGTTAAAGATTTGGTGATATTCTTATTATGGGGGATCATTTTGTGTTTTTGGTGGATCGGTTGCTCACAGAATCCACCTTGGAGGCTGCAATTGAAAGCAGAAATCCTTCAAAGCAGTTGGATCTATCAGAAAATAATGACACAGTTATCGATTGTTCTTCACATGTTTTCACTCCAAAGAAGTTGGTTGAATGTAGGATATGTCAGGATGAGGATTTTGATTTGAATATGGAAACGCCTTGCTCTTGCTGTGGCAGCTTGAAGGTTggttatattcattttttttcagttttaacctttcatttaacttttataaCGTTGTGGGTCTTATTCTTTTTTATCAAAAAGGTAAATTGATGGGAACCCCTTAGGCCCATGTACCTTTTTGGTACCCATTCTTTTTACATCTATTGGTTATGCATTTATTGGCAAAAATATTAGAGGTGGTAAAACGCGTGAGCCGGGTAAGGGGTCGAAAGGACGGTTAAAAATAAAGGTCACGGGTCAGGTTGATTCTTTATCacctttttgtattttatggaTGACTTCTCTGTTATCTCTTATCACTAAAAcgtacttttatataaaaatacatttagaaGGCTATAAGCAATTAAATACGCTTTGGAAGattttttacccatttgacttgGGCCAATTCAAATTAGTAAGTTTAATCAGAAATAATATGATTTGGAGATTTTCAACATAAATGATTCCAGACATTCTTCTAACATCTGATGCCTTGTCGCATTTATATTATGTGTGAATGAATACAACTTTAATTTCGGGCTTAGATTTACTAGGTACCGAAAACAAGCAGAACCTTGTTATTATCTCATGTTTTATTATGGAGTTAATTTCATTACGTACCCCTAGGGTATGCCATATTTTCGAGTTTCGTCCCTCTCGTATTTTTGTATCATTACATATCCCTATGGtgattttttgtttcattacaTACCCCTCAGTCTAACAGGCGTTAATCAAACTCTATTAAGTTCCTGCACATGAGgacattttcatcattttatcTCTAAAACACATTCTTCTCCAtttatcatcttcttcttcatttctcTCATCTTCTACAAATATAAACAAATCTTCAATAAAATACAGATCTGAATAAAAATGATACATTCATAAACACTAGAAACAAATCTACCcataaaagtaaaattttgtCTTgttatacacatacatatatatatatatatatatgggggatgggaatataaggctgttaggtacctaagcttaggtgcgaAACACTCACATCTTGTTTtcttaatccataaaattcatgggggcccaagcatttattcattaattaagaaatattaaaacatttgtatgtgaggggttccacacctaagcttaggtacctaacaaccttatattcacttttacTGATGTACACAAGCTACATGTATCTATTAAACTATAAACTCTACGACATATATCTAGTTATCTGCATATATAAAAAAGcagaaaaattatatatacagaATGTTAGTTATGATGAGAAAGGGATTAGATTTTGGGGAGTGTCGATGGATACCATGGAGACGGTTGACGCTACTGCCACCACCAAACTCCGGccaccatcatcaccaccaaaCTCCGGCCATCACCACCATTAAAGCCCAGCCACCATCAGCACAACAACCATTGTTAAAAACAAAGCCCATCCTTTTCGTTTTTTCGACGGATCACCATGACCCACCACCCTAACCCTCATACCAGTATACCACTCCTCCGCCGCCTTCTTTGTCTTTTTACGCACCGTAACGTGAATAGAAACCCAAAACCCGCTCCACTGTCTTCATCTATTTATACAGATCTATGTCAATATTTTAGTAAACCCAACTACTCAAATTTACCATAACCCGTTATGAAAAAGATATAATTCGACCTGAATGGCAGCGACCCACCCCTAAATTCTACAAGGAAAGATTGTGAGATATCTGTTTGTAGACCAATTGTAAGTATTAATGATATGacctttttaaaaattgatatataatgtgtgtgtgagaaaatatatacgtatatgtgtATTGAGTATATGTATTAGATAAAAAGTTTTCATGTACTATGTGTGTTCagtgtatatatacattgtgTTAGATATACTTGTaagtatatattgattttaGGATTTATTACTTTTAGGGGTTTTAGATCTGGAAAAGATAAACATGATTTTTGGTTGTGAGAtctagaaaagaaaagaaagaggaaaaaaatgttttagagGTAAAAGGACAAAAATATCCTCACATGAAGGACTTAACAAAGTTTGACAATCGTCCGTTAGAATCATGGGTATGTAATGATACAAAAAGTCACCATAAGGGTATGTAATGATACGAAAATACAAGACGGCCGAAGCTtaaaaatattgtcataccctaagggtatgtaatgaaattaactctttatTATGAGTCGATTTTTCTTTTGACTCTCTTGTGTACGTACCTGTTTTACTTTTTGTAGTATGCTCATCGCAAATGTGTTCAAAGGTGGTGTAATGAGAAGGGTGATACCATTTGCGAAATATGCCACCAGGTGCTTAAGGATTGCTTAATCTTTTACTTTTATGATTATTAATTCCCTAAATCtctatattggtagatatagcTCATAAAGCTCAAAAATAGTTTTACAGGTCCCACATAATGACATGTATCTTAATCTTACATTGAAAATGGCCTAATTGCAGCAATTCAAACCAGGCTACACAGCACCATCCCCTGTATTCCGGTTAGGTGGTATTCCCTTGAATCTAAGGTACATGTTATAGTCATCCCTGAAAAAGTGTACAGGTTGCCTTTTGAGGTCACGTCTGAATTGTTTTTATGTACACATGTACACTTGCTctactatttttttataatacggAATATAGTTATCTCTTTCTTTTTGAAACTCTTATAGGACTCCAATATGGTTATTTACATTTTCACACAATTTGGCGGCCTTGGCGTTTATAGTGTGGATTGGTTCATTTGACCTCAACAAGTCAAACCATCTGGAATAGTGTATCTTCTATTTGGTTGCTAAAAGGTGTGCTTTTTTTCAGGGGGCATTGGCAGATTGCTAGAAGGGACATTAACAATGGTTCTCAAATAATTGCAGTTGTTGCACCTGATCATGGTTTTCTTGATCAGGAATATGATGAATACACTGATTCCACTTCTAGAAGCGTTTTCTGTTTTCGCTCAGTTGCGGCCATTGTATGatacctctctctctctctctctctctctctctcttctccGCTGTCTTTGGACTTATTGGTTAAATCACTTGTTTATCACAATGTTTGTGCACAGTTCGTGGTTCTCCTATTCCTGCGTCATGCTCTTCCCGTCATTGCAAACGGAGCGGGGAGTGACTCTTTTCCAGTGTTCATGGTAAAAAGATACTCTTGCGTTTTTTATTGTGAAAAGTATGATAACATTTCACTGACTACATAAATGAAGTATGAATGATTGAACTAGTAAATCACCAGGAATATCTGGCCATCTTGAGTTGCTATAATAGTACACTGTATAACTACAACTATACACTTTAATagctttttaaacaaaatagatAATAATGAAAGAACACAATAATTTGGGGAGGTTCAGCCAACTATATATTTGTCTGAGAAATATAGTAATTTGCTTTTACTTCTATGTTGGGATGGTTAAAACCTATTGGGCAGGCATCTTTTTATAACTTTCGACCACCTCTAGAGTTTTTTAATCGTCCGATGTGACTTGGGCATATTCAAGAATTTCACTTTCTAATTTACTCGTAAAAATCAGATTTAGCATGTCTGTTGTGTACTTTCACATTGTCCGTTTTTTCATCTGATACCAGTTATGGTTCTTACGAACTTCAGCAATCGTCCTACCCATCTACATCATGATGAGAGCCACGATAGGTGTGATACATCGGCGACGCCAACTGGTGAGTGGTTTTTTCAAATAGAGTAAATCACCCTTCCGTTTTGCTAAAACCATGATGTCAAAACTATTTATATcaatttgattttaacttttaaaggCTTCTAATGCATCAACATCATCTACGTCTTCCGACGAGGGGGAAAGTGTAAGACCTCCGCATAATCAGACACCTATTGCACATGTGCACTGATCCACTGATCTGTCTTGGATGTGGTTTTAGCCACCCTGTGCCAAAAGGCAAACTGTCTGGACCAAGAAACATGGTTCTAGTGTGTGGTGTGCCTACCAGTTAATATGTACTTACTATTAGATATTAGTCACCAAACAAGCACCACTTCAAGGATAGCTGGATTACTGGATAGGTCAATGTTTAGTTTCTTGATGCTTAATTTTAAGGCGATTATTGGAAGGTTAAGcatgtttaagaaaaaaaatgtaatgtgAATTTATATATCTGgtttgaatatgtaaatgttaaATCTGCAAAAGGAACTGAAGCAAGTGATGTCAAATTCTTTTGTACGCAAATAATTTAGTGTAATGTAAATTGAAAAATTGCCAAGAACAAATGTTGAAATTTTGATTGGCTAGCTAAAATGTTACTCGTATGATTTTAGGTTGCAGTAACATACACTATTGGAttctaatttatataattatgttatgtaaaaatgttaACCACTTGGTTTGTTGCAAAACAAGAATATAAAGTAAAATTATGAAGTGAATATGCAAGATTTCAATAAATTATGATTTAAAGTTCCGTATTCTTTCTTTGAGATGCGAGTAATTCTACAGCTATGTAtagttttatatttgttttgttaattagttcAGTCATATAATAGAGTTCTTAATCTATTGGTTGATGGACCACAAGAGTGTGTGTATTACTACTACATTTCTAATCTTATAAGTTTATTTAAAAGATACTTTTGTGCCAAATCTTATAATCaccaataaaaatatttattaggATTACTTGTGTGTACTACTCTACAAGTGTTATCATTAGGAGGAAAACGGAATAACTAATTGTTGGGAGATTTAATCTACCATCGGTTCTCATGCAGGAATTAGATTGAAATTGCTCGCATTCAatttaaaaactcaaaaaatgtTGAGTGGGGGGTGCTAGTGGTCTTATGCTACAGGTTCTATTATGATTGCTTGCATTTATAATGGTAATTTCTGATAGACCTGTATCCTGTTTGGAGAGGCATGCACACATTAAGAGTTCATTATGTTGGACCCTTTTGGGTACGGTAAATAGAAATGGAATCGTTTAGTAACCCGGAGAGATGGTAAATACGGCATACACATTGTGATTCAAGATGGTGTAGAGGGATCATGGAATCTCAGACAATGTTGTCTTTTCATTTCGCGAGTCCCTCAATAGCAACTCATGACCAGTTTGACGATACCTCGATCGGATGGTACTTTTATGAGGTGCTATTACCCTATTTCTATTTCGGATGATGGAAAATTCTTATAACCGAGTTCCTCGAAGCAACTTGTTATCTGCAACATGTTTCCAATCTTTTAAACTCATTTGAAACTTTAGCAAATATCTTCAACAGGCTGTTTATGACCTACTAAAAAACACTCGTTCTAGTAAGTCTTACGTCTATTGAAAGACTTAATCCCATGCTATCGTTATCTATTTTTAGGTTTTACAGATACAATATatgagagggggggggggggggggttgccTTGAGCGACCTTTTTTTACACTGTTTAATAACATACACTTACGCATTCTTATGAACACATACGTATACAATAGATTTTGGCGTTTTTAAACTCATTTGGAACTCAAATATCTCTAACTGTTTGTTTTGGGAATCATAGTTGACCCATTAAAACACATCCGTTTCCAGTAAGTCTTGTGTATTTTGAATGACCTAATTCCATGCTATCAATACCTATTTTTGGGTTTTACAGAATTAATATACACGAAAAGTTAAACTAACTGTTGTATCTTTCAGTTTCCTATTGTATAGTGTATAAAGAATtatgcataaaaataaaaaagaaattaaacgGCCTTTAAAAGCCATagaatttttttcatataagcGGAAATTATGATTGAATCTCGACTTAGTGAAagtatcaaaagaaaaatatattcaacATAAGTAATTAACAAGGCCAAATATTGATTCATGGTTCATCATTTTTTCTAATAAACAGGATCGTTGCGGTTTATGTACGCCATCATCACAACGAAATTAAGGTGCTTTCGATGTTTGATTTCCAAGGCTTAACTTATGCCTAATTTTGACTCCCCTAATGCCGTTTATCTATTCATTAGCCAAGTGTTagcttaaaaaatatatatgcggCGATGGATTAAAATTAGATTATGtagtgtgtttttgtgtgtgtttagtgCTGGGAGAGATGAATGGGTGAATGAGGAGCGTGCATGTGTGGTTTTGTTTGTacataagggtattttggttaGAAAAAAGTATTGAATCTCTTAAAAGAGAAATTCATTTTGCTTTCTAAAGGGTTGTAAATTATACTTCGTaaatattatagattatagataagcTCTATGTTTTGGTtgcttataaaaattattttgcaattataagttataataaactcATAAGCCATTAATAAGTCATAAGAACAAAActgataataaataaatcaaatataaataagttcaaaatttgttaaaaaaaaaagttcaaaaaaaacaCCCACTTAATAATAGAGCTAACATAAACCATGAGGTTTGAGCTGGGTTGACTTTGGCCccaaaactaaaatttaaattgATGAAttcgttatttttttttttggaaaccAATTTGTTCGactttggtttggtttggtttgttgATTTGAGtttggtttgggtcagctttCTAGAAAACCAAATCCAACAGATTTTTGATTGATTAGGTTTATTGATTTAGTTTATACtaatttttggtttggtttttgatcAATCATATTCAGACGGGTGAAGTCAAAGCCTTTGACTAGTAACTTTCTAAACTTACTAAATAACTCTCAAAATTTACTCCAAGAAATTCGAACATGCATATTTCTTAAACCTTTGAGtcattgtaattttttttattttacaaaaacaaaatatttattatatttaaaaacagGTTTTCATAACTTTCGAAAACATAATATTTCATTGTTGACTCGTAAAGCTCGATAATAcataagttaaaattaaaaatctaaaataatattatttcaaAATACAATACTACCATTCTTAAACTATGTTCAACTTTATCCTAAACAAAATTTTAGGTCCGTGTCTAATACACGAGCTT includes these proteins:
- the LOC122578975 gene encoding uncharacterized protein LOC122578975, with amino-acid sequence MGDHFVFLVDRLLTESTLEAAIESRNPSKQLDLSENNDTVIDCSSHVFTPKKLVECRICQDEDFDLNMETPCSCCGSLKYAHRKCVQRWCNEKGDTICEICHQQFKPGYTAPSPVFRLGGIPLNLRGHWQIARRDINNGSQIIAVVAPDHGFLDQEYDEYTDSTSRSVFCFRSVAAIFVVLLFLRHALPVIANGAGSDSFPVFMLWFLRTSAIVLPIYIMMRATIGVIHRRRQLASNASTSSTSSDEGESVRPPHNQTPIAHVH